In a single window of the Bacteroidales bacterium genome:
- a CDS encoding DUF5131 family protein, whose amino-acid sequence MTAYGSLAVLCGSARNRRRSLLQAVSAFISDICERIFYSVGIMKLPILAISFPPFMAQWNPWHGCRKISAGCKNCYVYRMDSAYEKDASLVTKNTAFNLPLKKDRKGYYKLKPGEIIYTCFSSDFFLDEADEWRIEAWEMMKIRSDLHFFIITKRIHRFEVNLPPDWGEGYPNVTVCSTCETQDRVDFRLPILTRIPVKHKAIICEPLLEPVDISGWLSPQIEQVVVGGESGPQARECHFDWVLGIREQCVTHNVPFWFKQTGAKFVKDGKLYSIKRQFQHQQARKAGVDWSP is encoded by the coding sequence ATGACTGCCTACGGCAGTCTGGCTGTTCTCTGCGGCTCTGCGAGAAACCGCCGGAGATCACTGCTGCAGGCAGTATCTGCGTTTATCAGCGACATCTGCGAGAGAATTTTTTATTCTGTGGGAATAATGAAATTGCCTATACTTGCAATATCATTTCCTCCTTTTATGGCTCAATGGAATCCATGGCACGGGTGCCGCAAGATCAGTGCGGGTTGTAAAAACTGTTATGTATACAGGATGGATTCGGCCTATGAAAAGGATGCTTCACTGGTTACTAAAAATACAGCGTTCAACCTGCCGCTGAAAAAGGACCGGAAAGGTTACTATAAACTGAAACCCGGTGAAATTATTTATACCTGCTTTTCTTCTGATTTTTTCCTGGATGAGGCCGATGAGTGGAGGATTGAAGCCTGGGAAATGATGAAAATCCGGAGCGACCTGCATTTCTTCATCATCACCAAACGGATCCACCGGTTTGAGGTGAATCTGCCTCCTGACTGGGGTGAAGGCTACCCGAATGTTACAGTATGTTCTACCTGTGAAACACAGGATAGGGTGGATTTCAGGTTGCCGATCCTTACCAGGATACCCGTTAAGCATAAGGCCATCATATGCGAACCGCTGCTGGAGCCTGTTGATATATCAGGGTGGCTTAGCCCGCAGATTGAACAGGTTGTAGTAGGAGGGGAGTCCGGACCGCAGGCGAGGGAATGCCATTTTGATTGGGTTTTGGGCATCCGTGAACAATGTGTCACTCACAACGTGCCGTTTTGGTTCAAGCAAACCGGGGCGAAATTTGTGAAGGACGGGAAATTGTATTCCATTAAAAGGCAGTTTCAGCACCAGCAGGCGAGGAAAGCGGGGGTGGATTGGTCACCCTAA
- a CDS encoding response regulator transcription factor, producing MKKILIVEDEPNMVNGLKDNLEFEGYEIDTAMEGNLGLQKATENKYDLILLDIMLPGMSGLDICKSVRKKGINTPIILLTAKGEEIDKVLGLELGADDYITKPFSLRELLARIKAILRRSINENNGSSEELTVIGNLKVNFKNYAAFVGTQETKMSYKEFEILHYLYKNAGTTVDRDNLMSAVWGIDYDITTRTVDNFILKLRQKIETDPNNPKIILTVHGIGYRMVI from the coding sequence ATGAAAAAGATACTGATAGTCGAAGACGAACCCAACATGGTAAACGGGTTGAAGGACAACCTTGAATTTGAAGGGTATGAAATTGACACGGCCATGGAAGGCAACCTGGGACTGCAGAAGGCCACAGAAAACAAGTATGACCTGATCCTGCTCGATATCATGCTGCCGGGCATGTCGGGTCTCGATATCTGCAAATCGGTAAGAAAAAAAGGAATCAACACTCCCATCATTTTATTGACGGCAAAAGGTGAAGAAATTGATAAAGTGCTGGGACTTGAGCTTGGCGCCGACGATTACATCACAAAGCCTTTCAGCCTGAGGGAACTGCTGGCAAGGATCAAAGCGATACTCAGGAGGAGCATAAATGAAAATAACGGGTCTTCCGAAGAACTGACTGTCATTGGCAACCTGAAGGTGAATTTTAAAAATTACGCCGCCTTCGTCGGAACGCAGGAAACTAAAATGTCATACAAGGAATTTGAAATCCTGCACTACCTGTATAAAAATGCCGGTACCACGGTGGATCGTGATAACCTCATGAGCGCTGTGTGGGGTATTGATTACGACATCACCACCCGCACCGTTGACAACTTCATCCTCAAACTCCGCCAGAAAATCGAAACCGACCCCAACAACCCGAAAATTATATTAACGGTGCATGGGATTGGGTACAGGATGGTTATTTAG